In the Lytechinus variegatus isolate NC3 chromosome 17, Lvar_3.0, whole genome shotgun sequence genome, CTTATGCCAGGTTGGTGAGTGCAGATTGCAATATAGTCTATCCCTAACAAAATCCAGCCATTGGGGTGAGAAAAGTAATTTTGATAGAAACTACATGTAACTatatcaaattcaattcaaaggtTTCTTACCTCTGTTTTCGAATGACGGCGACGACGATTACGGAGGTGACGAGAAGGACTGTGACAGGAATAGCAGCGATGACTCCTATCATCTCACCTTGAAGATGTAtagataagaaaaaataaacatattaatacCAAGTAAAACAtcaatgttaccatggttacattATGGTAATATATGTccacaggcgtatcccgccacaagcatgTGCTTCTAGGGACATACGCCTTATTCTGTACATATGagttgtatttatattttttatggaaatagATTACATATGAATTCttgttaacaaaaatgaaaaaaaattgcaaaatggaggaaaataaatgtttatttgaaatgaaataataaggAAATCATAACAAACAATGGAAACATTTACTCAATAAAACGTACTGACTCTGTGCTAGAAACCGGTAACAAAATTATCTTCGTATTCTTACAAGGGTTGGGTGGCATTGTCTTCTAAACATTGTAGGGTTTGGGGGTTTTATTAATTGCTGGCACACTGACTCTCGATCGAACCATTCCAATTTGATTAGATCACGATCAAAAGGATCACTATTATGGGAAAGTGTGTAAAACATGTTAACATagaaattaatcaattaatatcgAATCCTAATAATGAAATGTTATTACTATCTAGTTGTCTATTCCATGGAGCACAATTGCCCTTGCTTTCACTCCATCAGGCAAGGTGGTTTGTGTATTCGATAAATTAATCCTGCTGgctacccattcacttcacctgaggggtgagtgcagcacattgttgGTACATTTCTTGCTGTTATCAGAGGGGttcgaactcacgaccctctgttccAAAGGGGAGTGTCCGGGCCGCAACTAGACCACAACTTTACCTTATGTAAAAGTCAGATAGTACGCCTCAGTTAAAATAGTCCTAAATGCATTTTACACTAAATCATAACCTTTTCCAGACTCCCCAATCATTCATGTACCTGTCCAGGGGGCATTCCATAGAAAGAAAAATCGTTCTGATACAGTCATTTCCATTTGGCTCATCTGTACTTCTTCCCTGTTTCGGAAATTAGCACAGTTCACGTACCTGAAAGAGTGTTAATTTTGAGAATATCTCTCGTTGGTGGCGCTGTTTCTCCTGTTGGGTCGATTGTCGAAGAGGAATTGGTGGCGTCGATTGTCGAGACGGTTGTTTCTTCAActtcaactttttttgttttaatagctgcataaaaaaagaatatgattaTAGAGGTAATAAAATGATTTCGTTTGCTAAATCCATTTTTCTCATTAAGAATCTTTTCACTATGCAGTATACGTTGATTTGACCAGCCAAACCTTGGGCAGTGCAATGAGATGTTTCAGGTAACCAGGGTCGGTATTGTGGACAAGGTGGTAGAAGTAGAAATGAAGATGGTAACATGGTCGATGTTGGAGATGATGGCGATGCTCacataaaaaatgaaggaaaaaatgaccacccccccccacacacacaccccttGTAACGCTAAAATATACAGTACAATCTTCATAGTTTCTCTTGAAGAGTCAGACTTTTCTTCTTGGTCATGTTAGAGGAGAAACtttgaataattgtaaaatacatgtattaaaaatgaatataaaaacagAAGGAAGCTAACATCCTCAGTTTACTAAATGAATATTCCTTTTTGCATATTACTTTTTTTGGCCAAAATAATGCGTACTCATCCGAAGAAGACCCCTGTGTAACATATGCAGTAAAATTGTTAATAGAATCAACAATTCAAATTTTTGTGTCTGATGCTAAATAAGCACCCGTTTTTACGTTGCGCGTAGGGTTTATCATTCATTACTAACATGTAAAGACGTTGgtcccctttttttcttacaaGCAAGCACTGACGATGATCGgggatggggggagggggttgcccctctctttgtttttcaaattcTGTACAGAAGCCGATGGGAGATgcccatacccccccccccccctcttcgaGATGGGGGCAAAATCGCCATCTTTGCAAGTAACCATGTTTTGTGTCAGGACAACAAAATGTTCACCGTTAACGAATTGTGATTTATTTGATTCAATCGTCATGCTCTTATCAAGTCACCTTGGCAAGATGGCGTAGATTGCGACCACGTGACCTCGCCGCCCATGACTGCTTGCATACACTGCAAGGTTTCATGACCTCGAAGACGATGACCTTCTTGACATTCAAAGTTGACCTTCGACCCGTATCGAAACCAGTTTCCGGCTCTGCGTCCATTTCGAGGGCGCCCAGGATCGAGACAAAATCCTTTCTGCGCTGTAAGacgaagacgaagaagaagagccgaaagaagacgaaaaagaaaaggtaaaagaagaggagaaaaaacGAGTAAGAAAGAATTGtcaataatgacgtcacatcaAGAATAAGCATCCTACTTACCATTTATGATCTAGTAGCTTTCATATAATCATCGTTTGACATCAAGCTCGTTAACATTATAACTTTAAtcaatagtaataatactaataataacgTTAATTTAATACACAGAATTGTCACTTTATTGAGTGAGGAAACTGCTCTATCAGCAGGCCctgcacactaagaaataaaggttaaattgaaccccgaaaggttgatgcaaaatcagtaccctatgggttcaaaaattgaaccctgcggttggggttcattttttcaccctgcgggttcaaaactgcaccctaaattttaaattgaacccctaggggtgcagttttgaacccgcaggatgcaaaaatgaacccaaaccgcagggttcaatttttgaacctttatttcttagtgtgcatGTGCGTAATATGATAATGTTATCATTTCCCATCTCCTACGTAAATGCTGTCCGCGTAACAACAAGACAGAAGGTCGGTCCCATTTTTAttagtctttggtatgactcggccgaggatcgaacccacgacctcccttTGTGCCACCATGATCGTTGCTGATTGAccataatacatttaaaaacgagaatgataacaaggttacTAAAAAGCTGAATTGAATTGTATTGCATAAACTGTGATACATCAATCTAAATATAGGCATGTGTGAGACGAAAAAccgtgtgaataaaaaaaattacggaTTCATCTTACCATGgatctgttaatagctctatgatctTACCGTTGTAGACAGAAATCATATCGCTAGTTCCTTGCGAGCAGGTTGGTCCACCACAAGTTTCATATATAGCGCCCCCACATGGACAGGAGCACACAGCATCGCTTTGAGAGAAGGTCGCCAAGTCGTTGTAATTGCCGCACCCGCAGTGCATAGAATCGAACGTCCAGGCGAAAGAGAATCCACCGTCGCGACAGTTTCGGAGGCAGGCATCGACAGTCATGGTTCTCGAGAAAATGGAGTGTGTGTGAAGGATGCTGGAGTTGGGTTTGTGGAAACACCCGACGTAGTCCGGCTCTATAACAGCAAGATTAAAAGTTTATCCAAAGTGTGTGTTTCACGTACGTAGTCACGCGACGACGGGAACGTCCATGACGTCGAAAAGGGATAACGTCAAAGTTTTGATCCAACGTTAGCCAAACATGCATGGGGTTCCGGAAGCAGAGGTTGTTATTTGTGTTTAGTCCCCTTTTcggtaaaatataaaaaagaggTGTAACACTATTTTTAGTTCAATCGGTTCCTCGCCTCGAACGTTCTTTAACGTCCCCCTCCCGCCGACCTGCGGTTAGGTTCAGCGAATATTCGAAGCAGTGCATACATTTTCCCCGTAAAATCAcaatctctctctccccctcgagagggagagagaacgggggggtgggggcaatcGGACCCTGTGCTTGTGATTGTATAGCTTAGAACATGTAAAATTACTACCATTGGTTTCGTATTAAACACATATCAGACAGAGTGGAAATGAAAATCACTTAGCAGATTATGTTCCGATGAGATTTTGACACCTAATGCAAACCAGAAGATTCGTCACTTGTCTGATGGAAATTATGGTATGTTACAGTCACACCGCAACGAAACCGATTCCAAACAGATCGATGGTGTATCGTTAAAAATGGAAGGGTGCCGTACGTGGCCAAGTGGTCTAAGGCTGACCATTGAAAGttcggggttcgatccccgggcCACGGCACCTACACCCTTAAAACAACTCGGTCAAATTGACTACATGTAGACCAgaggtcagctgggtgcaactgatatgtcttgtcacatttctgacataatattctagtcagaaataactctgttcttgTAAActacgactagaaaatagtcaaatattactaaaataacagttgcacccagctgaccctatatATAAgccatttttgactgatttgtttttatgccCAATGCGTTTAATGGACAGTGCTCTTTATTCctatatttaaataaattgaaaatgttatatGCATTCTTAGTATCATTAGATGGgcattcaaaattaaaaaaaacatataaaaaacgACGTTATAATTTCAATATATCTAGAATTGGTATCATTTCGCAATAGCTACACAGACCCTTTCGGGAACGTAAAGAATCAATTATTGTCACACGATGTCCTTTTTGACAATGAAGTCTTTGTCGGAGGTCGGTGAATCGAAACACCAGTTTGGTCACTAACTCTGgtcaaacgacatatttgccaATTTTCGTCAGCTCTGAATCGTCGGGGAAAAAACCCTGCTGCTCTGATCCCTTGACACGGGTCGTGtgatccagtggttagagcattggactcataatcgttAGGTTGTGAGTTCgcatcccaactctgccattgtctccactttgataaaaaggcccgagagtgatatctgtcgtctataacgtcaacCACTATGAcggattaacctagacgtaaaatgtttcataggtaatttgttttataccagcttggcatttaccaccaaaatgctgtcctgccgagtacctacgggagttaccacaaacagaaacagaaaaacagatttcattctgatttgacttgcattgtcaacatggtcaatgCATTTGCTGCTTTGAGGGATTTATTCTGCGCCGCTATGCGAAACGCCCCAATCATGCTAAATAATATCGCGATTAGAACGTTTTTTGCAAATCATAtctgaaataatgaaagaaaagggtATTTCCTTGTTCGTAGgatattttgttatctttcacTTGTCTCCTTTTCAGTTTGTCTTCAGAGCAACTCTACATTTGGATTCGCCTTCaagaatattgtttttcatgTGTGTACCACATCTACATACCCCCACCATCGCATACAATTTCAACTGCAACTAGATTGGATTTCCCCAAGATTAAGCGAGATTTAATTActgtataattataataataatgataacaataataataataatgataacaataataataatattactactattaataataattgtaacactgctaataataataggcatttctatagcgccatctatctacaAATATTCTATTCAGAGGCGCgatgatattatcattattaccccggctttagctcgagctgcctttcagcgctcatgtgttcaaggaattaatcctgcctggtacccattcacctcaccatGCTCACCTAGGTTGAGTGTAGCATaatgtggacaaatttcttgctgaaagaaatcatgccatggctgggattcgaacacacgaccctctgtttcgaAGTCAGAAGActgatccactgggccacaacgctccagtaAAACGAAATCAACATGTGCAACAAACTGTAGTACAATGAAATGCTCAGGTTATTCAATGTGTAGAGATATATTACTTTTGAACAGACTAAAACTTGGAATTTGAAATCTACTCACTCTGGCAGATGACAGCAGCTCCAAATCCCACGGCGCAATCGGGAAGATCTTGGTAACTACAGTCTACAAGCCGGGGCtcggctaaaaataaaatcggaGTAATTATTGAGATAATCAAATGAGATTAGTTTTGGGTATTAATCATCTCTCTACACCAATCCCGCAAATTGTCAACATTTGTAGGCCCACAGTTTTTAGCACTATTATTTGCATGTGGTATTTAGTCAGTAGCAACGTTTCTGTATTTCGGAAGGGGATTTTTGTTTCTTCTGATATGATAATTGTAATCATACGTTAATCATTAATTTGGTTAATGTCAACAAAGTGAATCGAAATGTCAGATACGAGACGCAAAGCCTGAcattctaaaaataatcatgaataaacCGAATTGTCATAGGACTTAATGATATCCATGACATTTAGTCTGCATGAATATTTTtctaacattcttttttttttgccatgatTGCAAAACAACATCTAAGTTGGGAAACTGTATGAAATCCAATGAACTTCTTTACACAGTGAGCCCATGCTATACATCACCGATGGCCTTGatacatatacatttttgttttgttactcTGAAAagaattttaacaaaaatgtgGGTAATATTGCATAAAGAAGAGTAAATTCattactgctacttctactataattataattttacttttcgtcccctactactactactactactattactactactactactatactacactgtaaaaaacatTAGGTAAAATCtcaaccagcacgagggtaattatgtgtccaaccaatttgggggtaatattttacccaatgcgggaaccATAAAGTcaagtaaggttaaaaaaacaAGCAGCAATgactttaaaatcaaaattttcatcccaatggataaataaaaatgcaaaaataaatgtCCAATGTTGGTTGGTCACATAATTACCCTTATTTTTACCCACTACTTTGTAGAGTGTACTATactactacactgcaaaaactccggtgttgatttaacaccagcccggaatctatatatgtccgaCCCAGAGAGTTGTGAAACAACatcagtttggttttggtctaacaccagatggatgtttatacaacactaattagtattaaaacagcattggtttgattccaaagtggtgctgtttcaatacttctctggtgtggacataatagattccgggctggtgttaaatcaacaccggagtttttgcagtgtattttTATTACTACCATTGCTACTATAACtgttattgaaattgaatttgagCGTAAGACATAAGTATAGAGGTCCTTAGTTtagattttccctttttttctactttttgtaCATCCGAAGCATGTAATCAATATATGACAGAATGGTGACATTCAAACGTTTAAACACTATTATGAGCGAACATCATCTGGCAAATTGGCAATATTCATATTCTACTATGAAGACATATTACACTTTGGAAATCATCTCATTATTATTGGCCTGTATAACATATATAACCTATAACAAAACAAATACTCTTAGAGAAATATCACTTGGACAACTTCCCTACAGCAGGGCATATTTTATTGTCTTATTTTATTACTACCTTCCCTAATATTCAGTTCACCATTCATAAGTTCCTTTACTTCCTATCCACCTGAATAATATTTAAAATGGGAGGAGTCGCCCCTCTGACGTCACCTACTTCCTTCGCAGTCAAGAGACACTGCGTAGTACGACTGGGTATCCGATCCGAACACTGCATCGGTGTCGAGTGCAAAAGCGGCATCCGGGAACCCGAGATTTCGACAGACGACGCGGGCTTCCTGCGCGTCGAACCCGTCAACACAGAAGTTGATCCATTCGTTGTACTCCGCGCTGAACTCCTCGACTAAACCCTCGTGAAGATAAGAACCATTACGTAACCGGAGCTCTGCGGGGGTGCAGGGGAGGGTGATACAAGAGACATGtgattgaataataattatattcggATTTGATATGACTCGTATGATGATAAAAGCCACAATGATTCAAGCGTGTAACTATAAAACGAAAATAACGAATGAACAGAATCAACAATACCATAAAAGCAGCACCATcgcaactactactacttatactactactactatactactactactactactactactactactactactattgctactacttattctactactactactactactactactactactactactactactactactgctactactactactactactactactactcctactactcctaatactactattactttttctactactactactactactactactactactacttctactactactactactactactactactacttcttcttctatactactacttctactactactatactgctgctatactactgctgctgctgttgctactact is a window encoding:
- the LOC121431210 gene encoding uncharacterized protein LOC121431210, with amino-acid sequence MALVPSIFCQMNGELRLRNGSYLHEGLVEEFSAEYNEWINFCVDGFDAQEARVVCRNLGFPDAAFALDTDAVFGSDTQSYYAVSLDCEGTEPRLVDCSYQDLPDCAVGFGAAVICQKPDYVGCFHKPNSSILHTHSIFSRTMTVDACLRNCRDGGFSFAWTFDSMHCGCGNYNDLATFSQSDAVCSCPCGGAIYETCGGPTCSQGTSDMISVYNAQKGFCLDPGRPRNGRRAGNWFRYGSKVNFECQEGHRLRGHETLQCMQAVMGGEVTWSQSTPSCQAIKTKKVEVEETTVSTIDATNSSSTIDPTGETAPPTRDILKINTLSGEMIGVIAAIPVTVLLVTSVIVVAVIRKQRKRATNPMIEAIRCDLLLKESPPKPESPPAACPKPRKLLPGSGSFTLPIRTHSSNSSDYYASIDLYNSDADYENIARKKITAQSGKEVFVPLFGSRVVHHAKSGIVRTLNGPVPVANLLHYHSQHRIGEPLRRDTYEDTTIMVDNDLYASRDEFPSESSEQPEPPARTKHLVNSAAERIVEGAEESDYTEADFLPEEAAQG